One genomic segment of Pseudomonas sp. p1(2021b) includes these proteins:
- a CDS encoding UDP-glucose dehydrogenase family protein gives MDVSVFGTGYVGLVQAAAMADMGHRVLCVDVDTHKINQLRQGVPPISEPGLSDLLEDNIRDGRLLFSTQASDAVTHAELIFIAVGTPPDEDGSADLSHVLEVTRQIVQLMDGDRTLIVKSTVPVGTADQVLTLACDELKRLGKERLQVRVVSNPEFLKEGSALADCMRPDRIIVGTHDELAREQLTELYAPFCRNREKLMFMDNRSAELTKYAANAMLATRISFMNELANLSEHLGADIEAVRKGIGSDPRIGYHFIYPGCGFGGSCFPKDIQALLRTAEHSGMPLRLLQSVNEVNDRQRRILFAKLKQHLGGNLAGLSVALWGLAFKPNTDDMREAPSRYLMEALWAEGATVRAYDPEAMDECRRLYGYRDDLQLCATRDDTLQDADALVICTEWKNFRVVDFTLLASKLRARVIVDGRNLYNPEQVAAHGLHYCGIGLRHVAARVTDQ, from the coding sequence ATGGACGTGAGCGTGTTTGGCACTGGCTATGTCGGACTGGTACAAGCGGCGGCGATGGCCGACATGGGGCACCGCGTCCTGTGCGTGGACGTCGATACCCACAAGATCAACCAGTTGCGCCAAGGTGTGCCCCCGATCAGCGAGCCGGGGCTGTCGGACCTGCTGGAGGACAACATCCGCGATGGGCGCCTGCTGTTCAGCACTCAGGCCAGCGATGCGGTCACCCACGCCGAGCTGATCTTCATCGCTGTCGGCACCCCGCCCGACGAGGACGGTTCGGCAGACCTTTCCCATGTGCTGGAGGTCACCCGCCAGATTGTCCAGCTGATGGACGGCGACCGCACCCTGATCGTCAAGTCCACCGTGCCGGTAGGCACGGCCGACCAGGTTCTGACGCTGGCCTGCGACGAGCTCAAGCGCTTGGGCAAGGAGCGGCTGCAGGTGCGCGTGGTGTCCAACCCGGAATTTCTCAAGGAAGGCAGCGCCCTGGCCGACTGCATGCGACCCGACCGGATCATCGTCGGTACCCATGACGAACTGGCCCGTGAACAGTTGACCGAGCTCTACGCGCCCTTCTGCCGTAACCGCGAAAAGCTGATGTTCATGGACAACCGCAGCGCCGAGCTGACCAAATATGCCGCCAACGCCATGCTCGCCACGCGCATCAGCTTCATGAACGAGCTGGCCAACCTCAGCGAGCACCTGGGCGCCGACATCGAGGCGGTGCGCAAGGGCATCGGCTCGGACCCACGCATCGGCTACCACTTCATCTACCCCGGCTGCGGCTTCGGCGGCTCATGCTTCCCCAAGGATATCCAGGCCCTGCTGCGCACCGCCGAGCACAGCGGCATGCCCCTGCGCCTGCTGCAGAGTGTCAACGAGGTCAACGACCGGCAACGGCGGATCCTCTTCGCCAAGCTCAAGCAGCACCTGGGCGGCAACCTTGCCGGGCTCTCGGTCGCCTTGTGGGGGCTGGCCTTCAAGCCCAATACCGACGACATGCGCGAAGCGCCCAGTCGCTACCTGATGGAAGCGCTGTGGGCCGAAGGTGCCACGGTGCGAGCCTACGACCCGGAGGCCATGGACGAATGCAGGCGGCTCTATGGCTACCGCGACGACCTGCAACTGTGCGCCACCCGTGACGACACCCTGCAGGATGCCGATGCCCTGGTGATCTGCACCGAATGGAAGAACTTCCGCGTGGTCGATTTCACCTTGCTGGCCAGCAAGCTACGGGCGCGGGTGATCGTTGACGGGCGCAACCTGTACAACCCCGAACAAGTCGCAGCCCACGGCCTGCATTACTGCGGCATCGGCCTGCGCCACGTAGCCGCGCGGGTGACCGACCAATGA
- a CDS encoding LysR substrate-binding domain-containing protein, with amino-acid sequence MRRQLNGQMFVWLNVFSCAARHLSFTRCAEELHITPGAVSQQMRQLEERLGYRLFLRRARGVELSAEGQRLAQTVAEAYGSIEAELLRLDAGEIRGTLRLRSIPSFLAKWLTPRLPRFQQRYPDIELRLVAEDSNQALHPDDFDLAIDLNDGSYPGMLSTPLLDEQVFPVCSPALLRGRPPLHGPADLVHYPLLHDITAWRGSSEYAEWEFYLEGIGAGSLDVRRGHTFNRNHLTIEAAIAGVGVAIARRTLLNDELERGTLIVPFGVPIANHKRYMLHYPPGGLSQPGARAVHDWLVEEAQAFRVLHTLELREAGQPA; translated from the coding sequence ATGAGGCGTCAACTCAATGGCCAGATGTTCGTCTGGCTGAACGTGTTTTCCTGCGCGGCACGGCACCTGTCGTTCACCCGCTGCGCCGAGGAGCTGCACATCACCCCGGGCGCGGTCAGCCAGCAGATGCGCCAGCTCGAAGAGCGCCTGGGCTATCGCCTGTTCCTGCGCCGGGCCCGCGGGGTGGAGCTGAGCGCCGAGGGCCAGCGCCTGGCGCAGACCGTGGCCGAGGCCTATGGCAGCATCGAGGCCGAACTGCTGCGCCTGGATGCTGGCGAGATCCGTGGCACCCTACGCCTGCGTTCGATCCCCTCGTTCCTGGCCAAATGGCTGACGCCGCGCCTGCCACGCTTCCAACAACGCTACCCGGACATCGAGCTGCGCCTGGTGGCCGAGGACAGCAACCAGGCCCTGCACCCGGACGACTTCGACCTGGCCATCGACCTCAATGACGGCAGCTACCCCGGCATGCTCTCCACGCCGCTGCTGGACGAGCAGGTGTTCCCGGTGTGCTCGCCGGCCTTGCTGCGTGGTCGCCCGCCCCTGCACGGCCCGGCCGACCTGGTGCACTACCCACTGTTGCACGACATCACCGCCTGGCGTGGCAGCTCCGAGTACGCTGAGTGGGAGTTCTACCTCGAGGGCATCGGTGCCGGCAGCCTGGACGTGCGTCGCGGCCACACCTTCAACCGCAACCACCTGACCATCGAGGCGGCCATCGCCGGTGTGGGTGTGGCCATCGCCCGGCGTACCCTGCTCAATGACGAGCTGGAGCGTGGCACGCTGATCGTGCCTTTCGGCGTGCCGATCGCCAACCACAAGCGCTACATGCTGCATTACCCACCCGGAGGCCTGAGCCAGCCGGGGGCCCGCGCGGTGCATGATTGGCTGGTGGAAGAAGCGCAGGCGTTCCGGGTGTTGCATACGCTTGAGCTGCGGGAAGCCGGCCAGCCTGCCTGA
- a CDS encoding L-serine ammonia-lyase, whose protein sequence is MAISVFDLFKIGIGPSSSHTVGPMRAAATFAQALRERGLLARVARVQVRLYGSLSATGVGHATDRACLLGLMGQWPDRIDPHSIEPRIAQLMQARCLLLDGSHPLAFEYGRDMLLLDESLPYHPNAMTLEAMDGHGSLFSQTYYSIGGGFIVEQGEIDAPKDDAAQVSLPYEFGSGAELLALCKAHRLSVSQLMMANECAWRPEAEVRAGLLKIWGAMKDCVDNGLRNEGILPGGLQVKRRAAKLHRSLQELGKPNVIGSTLSAMEWVNLFALAVNEENAAGGRMVTAPTNGAAGIIPAVLHYYMKFNPSACDDDVVAFLLAAAAVGILCKKNASISGAEVGCQGEVGSACSMAAAGLAEVLGATPPQLENAAEIALEHNLGLTCDPVGGLVQVPCIERNAIAAVKAINAVQMALRGDGEHFISLDRVIRTMRDTGADMHANYKETSRGGLAVAFVEC, encoded by the coding sequence ATGGCTATCAGTGTTTTCGATCTCTTCAAAATCGGCATCGGCCCGTCCAGTTCCCACACCGTAGGCCCGATGCGTGCCGCGGCGACCTTCGCCCAGGCCCTGCGCGAGCGTGGTCTGTTGGCGCGGGTAGCCCGTGTCCAGGTGCGCCTGTACGGCTCGCTGTCGGCCACCGGCGTCGGCCACGCCACTGACCGCGCGTGCCTGCTGGGCCTGATGGGCCAGTGGCCGGACCGCATCGACCCGCACAGCATCGAGCCGCGTATCGCCCAGCTGATGCAGGCGCGTTGTCTGCTGCTCGATGGCAGCCACCCGCTGGCCTTCGAGTATGGCCGTGACATGCTGCTGCTCGACGAGAGCCTGCCGTATCACCCCAATGCCATGACCTTGGAAGCGATGGATGGGCACGGCAGCCTGTTCAGCCAGACCTACTACTCCATCGGCGGCGGTTTCATCGTCGAACAGGGCGAGATCGATGCGCCGAAGGACGATGCCGCTCAGGTCAGCCTGCCCTACGAGTTCGGCAGCGGCGCCGAGCTGCTGGCCCTGTGCAAGGCCCACCGGCTGAGCGTCAGCCAACTGATGATGGCCAACGAATGCGCCTGGCGACCCGAGGCCGAGGTGCGCGCGGGGTTGCTGAAGATCTGGGGGGCCATGAAGGACTGCGTCGACAACGGCCTGCGCAACGAGGGCATCCTGCCGGGTGGCCTGCAGGTCAAGCGCCGCGCGGCCAAGCTGCACCGCAGCCTGCAGGAGCTGGGCAAGCCGAACGTGATCGGCTCGACCTTGAGCGCCATGGAATGGGTCAACCTGTTCGCCTTGGCGGTCAACGAAGAGAATGCCGCCGGTGGGCGCATGGTCACCGCGCCCACCAATGGTGCGGCGGGGATCATCCCGGCGGTGCTGCACTACTACATGAAATTCAACCCCAGTGCCTGCGACGACGACGTGGTCGCCTTCCTGCTGGCCGCCGCAGCGGTGGGCATCCTGTGCAAGAAGAACGCCTCCATTTCCGGCGCCGAGGTCGGCTGCCAGGGCGAGGTCGGCTCGGCCTGCTCGATGGCGGCGGCCGGCCTTGCCGAAGTACTCGGCGCCACGCCGCCGCAGTTGGAGAATGCCGCCGAGATCGCTCTGGAGCACAACCTGGGCCTGACCTGCGACCCGGTCGGCGGCCTGGTGCAGGTGCCCTGCATCGAGCGCAACGCCATTGCCGCGGTCAAGGCGATCAATGCCGTGCAGATGGCCTTGCGCGGCGATGGCGAACACTTCATCTCCCTGGACCGGGTGATCCGCACCATGCGCGACACCGGCGCCGACATGCACGCGAACTACAAGGAGACCTCCCGCGGCGGCCTGGCCGTGGCCTTCGTGGAGTGCTGA
- a CDS encoding serine/threonine transporter — MTDVQNTTSIRVDSAAPVSTEGTTSWNRHDTTWALGLYGTAIGAGTLFLPINAGVGGFWPLLILAMLAFPMTFYAHRALTRFVLSGRKGGSEDITEVVEEHFGTGAGKLITLLYFFAIFPILLVYSVALTNTLTSFLEHQLQMTAPPRALLSLLLILGLMVVVRCGQQIIVKAMSVLVYPFVASLLLLALSLIPNWNGAFFAQANEGLDASKLLLTLWLAIPVMVFSFNHSPIISAFAVDQKHRYGADADRKSGRTLATAHLMMVVTVMFFCFSCVLALSPDDLAAAKAQNISILSYLANHFQTPVIAFVAPLIALVAITKSFLGHYIGASEGFQGMIIKSLRGRGKAWPAKRLERVTALFMVLACWLVATLNPSILGLIESLGGPVIACLLFLMPMYAVRKVPSLRQYSGRLSNLFVVLVGLITLSAIVYTFVA; from the coding sequence ATGACTGATGTACAAAACACCACGAGCATTCGTGTGGATTCGGCCGCCCCGGTTTCGACCGAGGGCACGACCAGCTGGAACCGGCACGACACCACCTGGGCCCTGGGGCTATATGGCACGGCGATCGGGGCGGGGACCTTGTTCCTGCCGATCAATGCCGGCGTGGGAGGCTTCTGGCCCTTGCTGATCCTGGCCATGCTGGCGTTCCCCATGACTTTCTACGCGCACCGGGCGTTGACCCGCTTCGTGTTGTCCGGCCGCAAAGGCGGCAGCGAGGACATCACCGAAGTGGTGGAAGAGCATTTCGGCACGGGAGCCGGCAAGCTCATCACCTTGTTGTACTTCTTCGCCATCTTCCCCATCCTGCTGGTCTACAGCGTGGCCCTGACCAACACCCTCACCAGCTTCCTGGAGCACCAGCTGCAGATGACCGCTCCACCGCGGGCGCTGTTGTCGTTGTTGCTGATCCTGGGCTTGATGGTCGTGGTGCGCTGTGGCCAGCAGATCATCGTCAAGGCCATGAGCGTACTGGTCTATCCCTTCGTCGCCTCCTTGCTACTGCTCGCCCTGAGCCTGATTCCCAACTGGAACGGCGCTTTCTTCGCCCAGGCCAATGAGGGGTTGGACGCATCGAAGCTGCTGCTGACCCTGTGGCTGGCGATACCGGTGATGGTGTTCTCGTTCAACCACTCGCCGATCATCTCGGCCTTCGCCGTGGACCAGAAGCACCGCTACGGCGCCGATGCCGACCGCAAGAGCGGCCGCACCCTGGCCACTGCCCACCTGATGATGGTGGTGACGGTGATGTTCTTCTGCTTCAGCTGCGTGCTGGCCTTGAGCCCGGATGACCTGGCGGCGGCCAAGGCGCAGAACATCTCGATCCTGTCGTACCTGGCCAACCACTTCCAGACCCCGGTGATCGCCTTCGTCGCCCCGCTGATCGCCCTGGTGGCGATCACCAAGTCGTTCCTGGGCCATTACATCGGTGCCAGCGAAGGCTTCCAGGGCATGATCATCAAGAGCCTGCGCGGGCGTGGCAAGGCCTGGCCGGCCAAGCGCCTGGAGCGGGTGACGGCGTTGTTCATGGTGCTGGCCTGCTGGTTGGTCGCGACACTCAACCCGAGCATCCTCGGCCTGATCGAGAGCCTGGGCGGGCCGGTGATCGCCTGCCTACTGTTCCTGATGCCGATGTATGCCGTGCGCAAGGTGCCGAGCCTACGCCAGTACTCGGGCAGGCTGTCGAACCTGTTCGTGGTGTTGGTAGGGCTGATCACCTTGTCGGCGATCGTCTATACCTTCGTGGCTTGA